In the Ictalurus punctatus breed USDA103 chromosome 7, Coco_2.0, whole genome shotgun sequence genome, one interval contains:
- the LOC108267344 gene encoding histone-lysine N-methyltransferase NSD3 isoform X1, producing the protein MSQRKSPINNAIFHITTSRDKAGLDVKYIDAFKGTGVFTMTHFTKGEFINSLESNRRHRIYHNNLKGFMFDFIKFWTIDAARDDGTLGRLVNDDHINPNCKMKRIIVKGKPHLCLFALRDITPGEEVTYNYGDADCPWRSKCTKCGMDANTNRLESGATSGDVTQCTQHSQHKSASHIEVTESVIEVDSNRLESDGASGDDHHCTQHSQDESTFCNLVTESGIEVDSNRLESDGASRDDHHCTQHSQHESSFCNLVWNCLFNIFYNIVNVKSPQCTLYYTSVFKDTASPHCLLT; encoded by the exons ATGAGTCAGAGGAAGAGTCCAATAAATAATGCTATTTTTCACATTACCACCAGTCGTGATAAAGCAGGGCTTGATGTCAAATACATTGATGCATTTAAAG GCACGGGAGTGTTTACCATGACGCACTTCACTAAAGGAGAGTTCATCAACTCTCTGGAAAGTAACAGAAGACACCGAATTTACCACAACAACTTGAAAGGATTTATGTTCGACTTCATCAAATTCTGGAC TATTGATGCTGCAAGGGATGATGGCACTCTTGGAAGACTGGTTAATGATGATCACATTAACCCCAACTGTAAAATGAAGAGAATCATTGTGAAAGGAAAGCCCCATTTGTGCCTTTTTGCTTTAAGAGACATAACACCTGGAGAGGAGGTCACATATaattatggagatgctgattgtCCCTGGAGGAGTAAA TGTACAAAGTGTGGAATGGATGCAAACACTAATCGTCTGGAGTCAGGTGCTACCTCTGGAGATGTTACCCAGTGCACCCAACATTCACAACACAAATCTGCTTCCCACATCGAG GTGACAGAAAGTGTAATAGAGGTGGACAGTAATCGTTTGGAGTCAGATGGTGCCTCTGGAGATGATCATCATTGCACTCAACATTCACAGGATGAGTCTACATTCTGCAATCTG GTGACAGAAAGTGGAATAGAGGTGGACAGTAATCGTTTGGAGTCAGATGGTGCCTCTAGAGATGATCATCATTGCACCCAACATTCACAGCATGAGTCTTCATTCTGTAATCTGGTATGGAACtgcctttttaatatattttataacataGTAAACGTTAAGTCCCCACAATGTACATTGTACTATACCAGTGTTTTCAAAGACACTGCTTCCCCACACTGTCTTTTAACATGA
- the LOC108267344 gene encoding histone-lysine N-methyltransferase NSD3 isoform X2, translating to MRRVELGELASHPEFIRDKAGLDVKYIDAFKGTGVFTMTHFTKGEFINSLESNRRHRIYHNNLKGFMFDFIKFWTIDAARDDGTLGRLVNDDHINPNCKMKRIIVKGKPHLCLFALRDITPGEEVTYNYGDADCPWRSKCTKCGMDANTNRLESGATSGDVTQCTQHSQHKSASHIEVTESVIEVDSNRLESDGASGDDHHCTQHSQDESTFCNLVTESGIEVDSNRLESDGASRDDHHCTQHSQHESSFCNLVWNCLFNIFYNIVNVKSPQCTLYYTSVFKDTASPHCLLT from the exons ATGAGACGTGTGGAGTTAGGTGAATTAGCATCGCACCCAGAATTTAT TCGTGATAAAGCAGGGCTTGATGTCAAATACATTGATGCATTTAAAG GCACGGGAGTGTTTACCATGACGCACTTCACTAAAGGAGAGTTCATCAACTCTCTGGAAAGTAACAGAAGACACCGAATTTACCACAACAACTTGAAAGGATTTATGTTCGACTTCATCAAATTCTGGAC TATTGATGCTGCAAGGGATGATGGCACTCTTGGAAGACTGGTTAATGATGATCACATTAACCCCAACTGTAAAATGAAGAGAATCATTGTGAAAGGAAAGCCCCATTTGTGCCTTTTTGCTTTAAGAGACATAACACCTGGAGAGGAGGTCACATATaattatggagatgctgattgtCCCTGGAGGAGTAAA TGTACAAAGTGTGGAATGGATGCAAACACTAATCGTCTGGAGTCAGGTGCTACCTCTGGAGATGTTACCCAGTGCACCCAACATTCACAACACAAATCTGCTTCCCACATCGAG GTGACAGAAAGTGTAATAGAGGTGGACAGTAATCGTTTGGAGTCAGATGGTGCCTCTGGAGATGATCATCATTGCACTCAACATTCACAGGATGAGTCTACATTCTGCAATCTG GTGACAGAAAGTGGAATAGAGGTGGACAGTAATCGTTTGGAGTCAGATGGTGCCTCTAGAGATGATCATCATTGCACCCAACATTCACAGCATGAGTCTTCATTCTGTAATCTGGTATGGAACtgcctttttaatatattttataacataGTAAACGTTAAGTCCCCACAATGTACATTGTACTATACCAGTGTTTTCAAAGACACTGCTTCCCCACACTGTCTTTTAACATGA
- the LOC108267344 gene encoding histone-lysine N-methyltransferase NSD3 isoform X3: MSQRKSPINNAIFHITTSRDKAGLDVKYIDAFKGTGVFTMTHFTKGEFINSLESNRRHRIYHNNLKGFMFDFIKFWTIDAARDDGTLGRLVNDDHINPNCKMKRIIVKGKPHLCLFALRDITPGEEVTYNYGDADCPWRSKCTKCGMDANTNRLESGATSGDVTQCTQHSQHKSASHIEVTESVIEVDSNRLESDGASGDDHHCTQHSQDESTFCNLVTESGIEVDSNRLESDGASRDDHHCTQHSQHESSFCNLQVPDETFSDDQYCIPHSQVETSTPQILSQN; encoded by the exons ATGAGTCAGAGGAAGAGTCCAATAAATAATGCTATTTTTCACATTACCACCAGTCGTGATAAAGCAGGGCTTGATGTCAAATACATTGATGCATTTAAAG GCACGGGAGTGTTTACCATGACGCACTTCACTAAAGGAGAGTTCATCAACTCTCTGGAAAGTAACAGAAGACACCGAATTTACCACAACAACTTGAAAGGATTTATGTTCGACTTCATCAAATTCTGGAC TATTGATGCTGCAAGGGATGATGGCACTCTTGGAAGACTGGTTAATGATGATCACATTAACCCCAACTGTAAAATGAAGAGAATCATTGTGAAAGGAAAGCCCCATTTGTGCCTTTTTGCTTTAAGAGACATAACACCTGGAGAGGAGGTCACATATaattatggagatgctgattgtCCCTGGAGGAGTAAA TGTACAAAGTGTGGAATGGATGCAAACACTAATCGTCTGGAGTCAGGTGCTACCTCTGGAGATGTTACCCAGTGCACCCAACATTCACAACACAAATCTGCTTCCCACATCGAG GTGACAGAAAGTGTAATAGAGGTGGACAGTAATCGTTTGGAGTCAGATGGTGCCTCTGGAGATGATCATCATTGCACTCAACATTCACAGGATGAGTCTACATTCTGCAATCTG GTGACAGAAAGTGGAATAGAGGTGGACAGTAATCGTTTGGAGTCAGATGGTGCCTCTAGAGATGATCATCATTGCACCCAACATTCACAGCATGAGTCTTCATTCTGTAATCTG caAGTGCCAGATGAAACATTTTCTGATGACCAGTATTGTATACCGCACTCACAAGTGGAAACAAGCACTCCTCAG ATATTGAGCCAGAACTGA
- the LOC108267344 gene encoding N-lysine methyltransferase KMT5A isoform X4, which translates to MSQRKSPINNAIFHITTSRDKAGLDVKYIDAFKGTGVFTMTHFTKGEFINSLESNRRHRIYHNNLKGFMFDFIKFWTIDAARDDGTLGRLVNDDHINPNCKMKRIIVKGKPHLCLFALRDITPGEEVTYNYGDADCPWRSKCTKCGMDANTNRLESGATSGDVTQCTQHSQHKSASHIEVTESVIEVDSNRLESDGASGDDHHCTQHSQDESTFCNLVTESGIEVDSNRLESDGASRDDHHCTQHSQHESSFCNLILSQN; encoded by the exons ATGAGTCAGAGGAAGAGTCCAATAAATAATGCTATTTTTCACATTACCACCAGTCGTGATAAAGCAGGGCTTGATGTCAAATACATTGATGCATTTAAAG GCACGGGAGTGTTTACCATGACGCACTTCACTAAAGGAGAGTTCATCAACTCTCTGGAAAGTAACAGAAGACACCGAATTTACCACAACAACTTGAAAGGATTTATGTTCGACTTCATCAAATTCTGGAC TATTGATGCTGCAAGGGATGATGGCACTCTTGGAAGACTGGTTAATGATGATCACATTAACCCCAACTGTAAAATGAAGAGAATCATTGTGAAAGGAAAGCCCCATTTGTGCCTTTTTGCTTTAAGAGACATAACACCTGGAGAGGAGGTCACATATaattatggagatgctgattgtCCCTGGAGGAGTAAA TGTACAAAGTGTGGAATGGATGCAAACACTAATCGTCTGGAGTCAGGTGCTACCTCTGGAGATGTTACCCAGTGCACCCAACATTCACAACACAAATCTGCTTCCCACATCGAG GTGACAGAAAGTGTAATAGAGGTGGACAGTAATCGTTTGGAGTCAGATGGTGCCTCTGGAGATGATCATCATTGCACTCAACATTCACAGGATGAGTCTACATTCTGCAATCTG GTGACAGAAAGTGGAATAGAGGTGGACAGTAATCGTTTGGAGTCAGATGGTGCCTCTAGAGATGATCATCATTGCACCCAACATTCACAGCATGAGTCTTCATTCTGTAATCTG ATATTGAGCCAGAACTGA